The following nucleotide sequence is from Bombina bombina isolate aBomBom1 chromosome 11, aBomBom1.pri, whole genome shotgun sequence.
ATTATACAGCAGACCAGTACctggccctgtagcccctctgtcagacacatacccacatcagacgtCACTTTAGTACCTGGCCCTGCAGCCtatctgtcagacacatacccacatcagacatcaCTTTAGTACCTGGCCCTGCACCCtatctgtcagacacatacccacatcagacgtCACTTTAGTACCTGGCCCTGCTGCCtatctgtcagacacatacccacatcagacgtCACTTTAGAACCTGGCCCTGCAGCCTAtctgtcagacacatacacacatcagacctcagagcaTACTATTGGTTCTGTCAACCATTAATCTGCATTAGATCAGACTCTGGTCCTATAGGCTCTCTGTCAGCAACATAACCACATCAgtacctggccctgcagcccctctgtcagacacatacccacatcagacttccCTTTAGTACCTGACTCTGTAGCCTATCTGCCAGAGACATACCCTCATCATACATCAGATCAGTACCTGGCCCTGCAGCCTATCTGCCAGAGACATACCCTCATTATACATCAGATCAGTACCTGGCCCTGTAGCCTATCTgccagacacatacccacatcagacgtCACTTTAGAACCTGGCCCTGCAGCCTAtctgtcagacacatacacacatcagacctcagagcaTACTATTGGTTCTGTCAACCATTAATCTGCATTAGATCAGACTCTGGTCCTATAGGCTCTCTGTCAGCAACATAACCACATCAgtacctggccctgcagcccctctgtcagacacatacccacatcagacttccCTTTAGTACCTGACTCTGTAGCCTATCTGCCAGAGACATACCCTCATCATACATCAGATCAGTACCTGGCCCTGCAGCCTATCTGCCAGAGACATACCCTCATTATACATCAGATCAGTACCTGGCCCTGTAGCCTATCTGCCAGAGACATACCCTCATTATACATCAGATCAGTACCTGGCCCTGTAGCCTATCTGCCAGAGACATACCCTCATTATACATCAGATCAGTACCTGGCCCTGCAGCctatctgtcagacacatactctcAGAGGCGGAACTACCATTGATGCAGCAGGTGCAGTAACACCAGGGCCCAGGTGCTAAGGGGGCCCATAGGAGCCAACCTATATAAAGTTGTGTACAGAATGTGTGCAATCCTAATGCAGGAAAGcctttttattagtgcaggtccatctatcattatacagagcagcatgtatgttATAACTAGAtttttattactgagttacctttgggggaccAAAAGaaaatttgcaccagggccctttatTAAGTAGGTCTGCTACTGCTCTGACCCTGCACCCTCATATGCTAACTAGAAATCAGATTTTAAACTAATGGTCCTGAAGTCCCTCTATTAGCCCCTATCTTACTATCCCATGGGTTGTTGTCACTTTGGTTTCCCTGCATTTGGAGAGCTATACCTTAAGCACACTTGTGATACCTGTGCAACAAGAGAAAAGGAGAGTGCTGACATACTTCTTGATAGCCTGGCTGCCACACTGCTTGATTGCCAGGTAGAAAGATAAAACTTGTGGGACCAAAAGCACTGATGCAGCATTTAGAGcactattaaaaaagaaataacttgGAGGCACGACATATGGTACCCGTCCCATTATTGGTCACTGAATTTGGATTGAAAGCTTCTCAGACTGAGATTACTTTAATGAGTACTGATAGGCTATATATAAGCAGGTATAGAATATACTGTACATCTCTATTCACCTTAAATTTTATTTAGGAATGGAGAAATATGAGAAATTAGCCAAGATTGGTGAAGGATCTTATGGCGTGGTTTTTAAATGTCGGAATAAGGAGACGGGACAGGTGGTGGCGATCAAGAAATTTGTGGAGTCAGAAGATGATCCGGTCATTAAAAAGATTGCACTGCGGGAAATCCGTATGTTAAAGGTGAGGTAAATCGGTTTATTAAAGGTGAGGTTTATctactagttctttaaagggacagtgaagtccaaatgaaactttcatgattcagacagaaaatgcaattttattaaactttccagtttacgtctattatttaatttgcttcattctcttggcatcctttgttgaaaagtatacctagataggctcaggagtagcaatacactagtgggaactagctgctgattggtggctacatatatatgcttcttgccattgactcacctgatgtgctcagctagtttaCAGTAGTgtattgcaacaaaggataccaagagaatgaggcaaatttgattatagaagtaaattggaaagttgattacaattgtatgatGTATCGGAattaaggagggggggggggtttcatgCCCCCATAGTGGTGGACGTCTCCCAGGACATGAGTATGGAGTCTAGACCACGGCTGCATAAAGGGACATGGAggtcatagttaaaaaaaaattgattcattaACATTCTGATAGagtgttcaataaaaaaatatttattatgtacCTCTTTTTCTTTGTTAGCTTGGTTGAAACTTGGCTCCTTTCTGTGAGGGCATACTCAGGTAGGCTGAAGAGTATGTGCATGTCTTGAGCAATGGCAGCTATATTTGCAACAAtatgtgtaacaatgttatacatttagtGCTCAAGACGTGCACACTCTTCAGCCTATTTCAGTATGCTCTTGTGGAAAGGGgccaagtttcaacaaaggatgccaagagaaataaagcagatttgacaatataagtacacattctttttattaaatgtGCACACACTGTCTAAATGATTAAAATgacttctgttgtgttgctatagaattacacatcttgtttgctgtaattgtttttcaactgAAGTTTTACCTATTATTTGcctcattttgaggagccaatctgggcttgaatcTACAACTGACAAGGCTAGCACTAGTCATACACTTAGCATAAGctgcactgttttgcagtttgtatcTGTTAAAGTCAATAAGGACAGATATGTATCAAGGTTAGCCTGGataagtctgcagtgtgctttCTAATTTTTcaggctaaattacataaaaaggtctTAGAATAAGTAATACAAATATGTTGTAAAGGTGTTTTTTAATGTATAActaactcttttacattaaaatcttaaggtgtttgctgtccctttaaacttaaagttTTAttcaatggccctttaaaagggacagtatactgtaaaattggtttctatTAATGTGTTTCCATTaccttgctataccagctgcagagaattaAATTTTGGAAATTgttcttttatgtttacttttgtatatgaaataactggggGTTTCTCATTAAAAACACAACCCATTTAAGTTGGCGGAGCTTGTAGAAAGAGCAGACTTCCTTGTCACTCTATATAATCAAATGTCTCCTTATTGTATCCCTCTTTCTATacacaaagcccaatacttagagcaaTTGAAATTTAACATACCTATTTCTCCCACCTCCCAATAGGAAAATGATTACAGCTGCCTCTTGATTACAAAGCATTTCTTTATAgaatacagcagtattcatattttccagtgtaggtggtggtttcaaaTGGCAAAAGTGgctatttaaaactacaaaataaaggtaaatgagttaTTTATAAACAATCTAAAACACTCCAGTTGGTAAAACTGaatactgggaacaaattaaatggaagaaaattttacagtacattgaccctttaaataagaaaatcaaGAAATAAGGTATTGATCTGTTGTGTTGTGAGTTTTCAGATGAAGGGGAAACAATTATCAGGGATTTTCCACATGGTGACCAATTGATTTGAAGATAGTTGGTATAAAAAGCAACCAAATGGttcatcttttaaagggacactgaacccaaatttttcctttatgattcagatagagtatgaaattttaagcaactttctaatttactccaattatcaatttctctttgttctcttgctatctttattttaaaagcaggaatgtaaatcttagcagccagccaattttagtttcagcaccatggatagcgcttgcttattggaggcttacatttacccaccaataagcaagcataacccaggttctcaaccaaaaatgggccggctcctatgcatcacattcctgctttttaaataaagatagcaagagaatgaagaacaatttataataggagtaagttagaaaattgcatgctctatctgaatcatgaaagaaaaaatttgggtttagtgtccctttaaagggatactaaacctaattttttctttaacgattcagatagaggatgcaattttagcaacttacctaatttactccttttagcaatgtttcttcattttcttggtatctttatttgaaaaatcaggagtctaagcttacgagccagcccatctttggttcagcacctgggtagcgcttgctgattggtggctaaatgtacccacaaatcagcaagcactatccagggtgctgaaccaaaaatggatcggattttaagcttacattcctgcttttttaaataaagattcaaagagaatgaagaaaatttgttaataggagtaaattagaaagatgcttaaaattgccgctctatctgaatcatgaaagaaaaaaatttgggttcagtgtccctttaatgaactgttTCTTTTAGTTGAAATGATGTATTTATTAAGCAGATATATAACCCAAGATCTGCCACAATGTATAACTCTTATCTTCTTCCAGCAACTTAAACATAACAACCTGGTTAATCTTCTGGAGGTTTTTAGAAGGAAGCGAAAACTACACCTTGTCTTTGAGTATTGTGACTATACTGTCCTTAATGAGCTCGAGAAAAATCCCAATGGGTAAGTGCATATTGTTATTATAgcactttgtttttataggggcCGCAAAAAGGGGGTGTGGTCACAAGCAGACATCTCTTTATGTGTCAGGGCTAAAGACAATATGAGACATTAAACTCAAACTTTAAATCCCCATAAAATGATTAATTaagcatagttaaagggatatgaaacccttttttttgttcatggatcagatagaccagcaattttaagcaactttctaatttactcctattatcaatttttcttccgtctattggtatctttatttgaaaaagcaggaatgtaagcttaggagccaacccatttttagttcagccccTGGGtaacgtttgctgattggtggctaaatgtagccaacaagcgttacccagggtgctgaaacaaaaataagtcggctcctaagcttacattcctgctttttcaaataaagatacaaagaaaaattgataataggagtgaattagaacattgcttaaaattgcatgctctatctgaatcatgaaagaaagaaattaggtttcatatccctttaacagcttttcAGTATACTGACATTATTTGTTTTGGGTCTGCTTTTCTTATAATTTAACTATTAAATTTGTGTTAGCACTTCTCCGTAAGAAAGGGGAGTGTGTGCTGAAGGATTCAGAACTGTGCAGGAGCATTTATACCTGTCCCAAACTTGCTACAGCAGAGGAGATCAATATACTTGAGAGGCTTTTTCAGGGGGTAAATCCCTGGATTGTAAAACAATGCAAAGCGAAGTAACAACATTGCAGTTAATATGCttataaaacatgtattttgtatgcagatcttttgctatGTAGTGCTTAATCCCATGATTGTGAACTGTGGTCCATGGTCCACATTTAGCCCACTCTAGACTAAGCAGAACTTAGAATGTATGCCACAGTTTTTTGGCCACAGTTAAAAGTGAACTAAAAATGTATGTTTTGGGGACTCCTTGTGGGTGGGGCAAAAGGTTTTCACAACTCAAACTAGCCCTCTGGAAGAGAGAATAGCAGACAGAGGAGggtacctttattattattattattattatcggttatttgtagagcgccaacagattctgcatcgctATAAACAtaagcggaatacaaggaaacatttataggcttGCAAGCTTACCTAAATCTGGCCTTGTGcgactggacatttttaggaaatatatatttttatttgtttgtttcataGCCATATGGGACCCCTAAGGCTAAGAAAATATTGATCTGCACCCCATATGTTAGGAAGTTGACCATTACTGATCAacgctatacatatataaatacgtaGTTTACTTTCCTTTTAAATTCTAATCTACTGTATGTGAACACTCttgtgattaaaaaaaatgtaatttttcttttttctagaaATAATCTTTACCAGGATTATTCACAAAAAcatttgccatttatcaaattttttttaaaatgttgtaaatattttttaattgattttcctTTGCCAATAATGGTTTGTTGTTTTCAGTGCTTGTGAAATTAAGATTTTTAAGTCAAAATATTCTAATGTGTTTATTTGCtactatttccccccccccctttaagacAGTGTTCAAACTAATCAATAGATTTGAAATCACACAAACTGTTTTTGTATTTCAGGGTTTCTGATTCTACAACCAAGAATATTGTGTGGCAGATACTGCAGGCTGTAAACTTTTGCCACAAACATAATGTGAGTCCAGATGATATGAGGAGGGAATTTTTACTATAAGGGTCAGACTTACACCACCAGGACCCCTAGACATGAGCACACTATAGACACAAGTTAATTTGCCTCTCCTGATTTGTCAACCTTTGCAGATGTTGACACTCCCTTCTGCCAAGGAGCAGTGTATACATTCATCAGAACAGATTTCTGGCTAATAAAGTATAAACAACTCAGAATTAGAAAGTTTAGATAGCACCCCTAGGCAGTTGCCTACATTATCTGTTAGATTTCATGGTAATTATATTACAGTAGTATATAGTTCcttaaatatcatatatatataacttgtataaAGCAAGATCAGACTGCTCCTAAATGCCATCAATAATCAATTAGTGGTTATGGGGAGAGTGATAAAAAATAGGCCAAATAAAATAAAAGGGGTTGTTAATATCagatttgtaattatttatttatgacaAACTAAGATATGTTTGGAAAGAAATAGCTTTTTGATAAACTGAGTTATGAACAGCCATCGTGTGCCCAATTtggtaataatatttaaaaaacaaaacaaaaacaatgtcCTCAATGTCCTATCACCAATCTACATCCTTTATAATTAgttgagcatttaaagggacattaaacccaaattttttctttcatgattcagatagagaataccattttaaagaactttctaatgtacttatataatctagtttgcttcattctcttgatattctttcctgaaaagcatatctagataggcacagtagcttctgattggtggctgcacgtatttgcctcatgtgattggctcaccgatgtgcattgctatttctttaacaaaagatatctaaagaatgaagcaaattagataatagaagtaaattgggatgttgtttaaaattgtattctctgtctgattaatgaaagaacatttttgggtttaatgttcctttaagtgtttaAATGGGACAAAGATGAcattctctaatttgttagagcatctcATTTTAGCACCACTACaaccctgcaagtctatgtgtttaacccctgaacagtggggctacatgctctaacaaattagaacttATTTTTTGCACCACAATTTCccttattaaaaggacattaaaaactaaatagatTGCATGCacatccctctaattatgggtgccgccattttggaacataGGTTTCACTACAGGTTTCTGAAGGAGATTtagtgcacatgtgcaaacaggtcagcactggaatgtagtgaatgatagatttcaaaatggcggcacccatgactagaggcaaGCAGGAATAACCTCCgtgctatgcttataaaatacaTTTAGTATTTAAGGTCCCTTAAGGTACTGCAATATAAAACTGTAAATAAAAACGGATGCTGCGTGGAATTTAGACATTGGTGGAAGTGTGTATAATAAACGTTCTTGTCATTGGCGTTAGTTTATGAACTTACATAGAAATTAGATTGCAGATTTCAGATCTgctttttggaagaaaaaaacaacatatacaaaGCTTTATTTGTTAACGTGTGTTCTTTGTTTAAGTGCATTCATAGAGATGTCAAACCTGAGAACATTCTGCTCACCAAGCAAGGAGTCATAAAACTCTGCGACTTCGGATTTGCTCGAATTTTAagtgagttatttcaggagttattttaCACATTATTTGCTAAACACATAAAGCTTTAGTGTACCTAGATACAAGGCAAATAGTTACTTTTGTGCAGGTGAACTGTTACGGCACTAAGTGGTGCTATACATCCAAACTCATTACTATAGCCTCccatccttaaaagggacagtctagtccgacacaaactttcattattcagatagggcatgtcaatttacttctatcaccaattttgatttgttctcttggtattcttagttgaaagctaaatctaggaggttcatatgcagcccttgaaggctgcctcttagctcagggcattttgacagtttttcacaactagagggtgttagttcatgtgtttcatatagataatattgtgctcatacacgtggagttcctatgagccagcactgattggctaaaatgtaagtctgtcaaaagaactgaaataaggggcagtttgcagaggcttagatacaaggtaatcacaggtaaaaagtgtatttatattattatgttggttatgcaaaactggggaatgggtaataaagggattatctatcttttaaaacaataaatattctggtgtagactgtccctttaaagctttgtgGTCATATTTCTGCACCCACAAATATTATGGTCTATAACCATCTTCTGCTGATCACTATCTCAAACTTATGCTTTATCTCtagaataaataatatttttttctcattattcAATGCTGTCTAATTGTATGGCCGTGTAGGACAAACTTTTTGGAGATATAAATGTTGGTGAGCCAGAATCTTTAAACATTTTGTCTCATCAAATTGTGGTAGATTCACTAACATCCCTCTCTAGTCTTTATTATTGCAGAACTTCCAGCTGTCACAGTATTTTCCCTTTTACCTCCTGCCTCTTTCCCATCCCTATTAATGTCCTTACAAACGACTAAATTCTGCCCAGAAGCACCCTGATTCTGTCTTCCCATCATTATCCACGGTCATAGACTGCCCCAATTCCCACCCCTGGCCAATAAGAACCCCCCAGACATGCCCTAAATTTGCCATCAGATTACTCCacctctccttccaataaagttttGTAAATCAGGAGGTATGTACTTACTATGTAATTCTAAACAGCAGATTCAGTAAACCTTAAAGGGAGTAaactccaaaattttattttatgatttagataaaaaatacaattttaaacaactttccaatttacttctattatcaaatttacttagttatccattgctgaaggagcagcattgcactattggcagatagctgaacacatctagttagccaatcacaagagacaattgtgtgcaggcaccaatgagcagcagctcccactggtgtatgatatgtgcatattcatttttaacaagggatactaagagaacaaagcacatttgaaaatagaagtgaatttaaaagtgtcttaaaatgacctgctctatctgaatcatgcaagtttaattttgactttcctatcccattggctgcacactctagtgacctatttataactgtctctaattggccacagcagagaaggtaacctaagttacaacatggcagctcccattgttttatagacactaacactttATGCTTATTGTgtcactatttaaataactaatgaaactttaaaaacacatctacaagttattctcagactcgtcttttctttgaatgcatcattctatctagcatttatttagtgtttaatgtccctttaatcatctctCCATAGTTAGCTTCTGGAAAGGGCTGATAGTAAATGTACCCTTACTTTTACTTTGTCTGTGACTCTTCTTTCACATCAGACTGTTTCTGTATACTCCAGTCTCCTTGTATTATCTCTGTAACCCCCCACACCACATACTGTACCCTTCCCAGCTGTCATATGTGCCCAATACCCTTACACCTCTCTAACAAATTACCTTCTACATATTGCATTAGAGGTGTCAGTCACTCTTTCATGTACCATCTCATTACTGCAGCCCGGCCTGGTGATGATTACACAGACTACGTGGCTACGCGGTGGTATCGAGCCCCAGAGTTGCTAGTGGGTGATACCCAGTATGGAGCTGCGGTGGATGTATGGGCGGTGGGCTGTGTCTTTGCTGAGCTTTTGTCTGGGCAGCCTCTGTGGCCTGGCAAATCTGATGTGGACCAGCTATACCTCATCATAAGGACACTGGGTAAGAAATTTATGGTATGTGATAAATGAGGGATATCAGGGTGTTAAATGGTATTATAGAGAAAGGCCCTTATTGCTAGTGTCAGTGTGTGCATGTATCTTGAAATATATGTTCATATTTATTTTGTCATATTTTGtttttacacaaaatataaaaaaagaaagatgaGAAATATATATGTGCAACTCTTCTGGCTACACCCTGCCTTTAATATTTGCTGCACACTCATGTGTAGCACAGCATGCTGGGAGTTGCAGTTTTCCAGGTGAGGGATAAAAGGTTTTGATAGGCTGTTCACAGCAACATTTTTTGTGTGTGCCATCATTAGTTAGAGCTTGCTCGTTTTGTAAGAAGAAAGATCAAACTGTTGTTTGAAAGGCAATGTCAAGATACCATAAATATCTCTATTTCCAACATTAGTAGCCACCAGCTTTTCTTGCCCTCATAATATTTCCAGGGCTAGAGCTCTTACCGATTTCTATTTTTCTCACAGGTAAACTAATACCGCGACACCAGTACATTTTCCGCAGCAATCAATATTTCCAGGGCGCAAGTATTCCCGAGCCTGCCTCCGGAGACATGGTGAGGTCCTGCTGTAACACCCCACAAAGGAAATGCTGAAACCTCTAAATACAAAACATTTTTCTCCAAAAGGGTCAATTTTAACATTGATGTTACTGCtggttttaacatttatttatttttaaaagtttgtTGGCTCATTTCTAATTCCTACACAGAGCAGTGTTTGGGTACAGACTCTTGAGGGGTATATTTCAATCCTTTTAAAAATctcattaaacccaacatttttcttccatgtttTGGATAGAGCAGAGGTTTTCAAAGTCTAAGACAGTGGGCCTTCCCTTTGGACAAATTTTCAAAAtgagcacccccccccccacacacacacgcaataGATGTTATTAACTTTTTGAATCAATGTGCTTCGAAATGCTTGTAATTTATTTCTTAAAATTGCAGAAATACACACaccatctcatacacacacacactcatacacacacacacactctcatacacacacacaccacaatccatctcttacacatgcacacaatctcatacacacacacaaacaaaccatctcctacacacacacacaatctcaatctcatacacacaccacaatCCATctgttacacatacacacacaatctcacacacaatctcacacccaCACAAcaatctcacagacacacacaaaccatctcttacacacacaatctcaatctcatacac
It contains:
- the CDKL4 gene encoding cyclin-dependent kinase-like 4 encodes the protein MEKYEKLAKIGEGSYGVVFKCRNKETGQVVAIKKFVESEDDPVIKKIALREIRMLKQLKHNNLVNLLEVFRRKRKLHLVFEYCDYTVLNELEKNPNGVSDSTTKNIVWQILQAVNFCHKHNCIHRDVKPENILLTKQGVIKLCDFGFARILTRPGDDYTDYVATRWYRAPELLVGDTQYGAAVDVWAVGCVFAELLSGQPLWPGKSDVDQLYLIIRTLGKLIPRHQYIFRSNQYFQGASIPEPASGDMETLEEKFPNIQSIAMNFMKGCLRMDPDDRHTCEQLLESAYFNPAREEPDKRKTKGRRRLQQSQLLPHIPGNGASPAPEGKNKPRALKFDHFPNI